A genomic window from Luteolibacter sp. LG18 includes:
- a CDS encoding ferritin-like domain-containing protein, with product MNIDHWISHFRRNGIERPEPDWEAPLDLQGKRLAKLTRSIQQFQLGDGGGPAYLIAWNRESLLASDPGIRTLVDLWFKEEVEHSRLLGVMLARLGGKPIESHWSFGLFCGLRRWLGVSFELYALLLTEIVSHVYYKMLHRHGGDEALRGMCRLIIRDEAGHIAFHRARLTSEALQHGRNYGKLWEGLFLLRGLAAGTVLWVNHRGALRALGATDRAFYETIWRDMGKFIIGLRGDLEKARADRLAETGSLMQEAT from the coding sequence ATGAACATCGACCACTGGATCTCCCACTTCCGCCGCAATGGAATTGAGCGCCCGGAACCCGACTGGGAAGCGCCGCTCGATCTCCAAGGGAAGCGCCTCGCGAAACTCACGCGCTCGATCCAACAATTCCAACTCGGTGACGGCGGCGGCCCGGCCTATCTGATCGCGTGGAACCGGGAGAGCCTGCTGGCTTCCGATCCCGGCATCCGCACGCTGGTCGACCTGTGGTTCAAGGAGGAGGTCGAGCATTCCCGGCTGCTCGGTGTGATGCTGGCCCGCCTCGGCGGCAAGCCGATCGAATCGCACTGGAGCTTCGGGCTCTTCTGCGGCCTGCGGCGGTGGCTCGGTGTGAGTTTCGAGCTCTACGCGCTGCTGCTCACCGAGATCGTCAGCCATGTTTACTACAAGATGCTGCATCGCCACGGCGGCGATGAAGCGTTGCGCGGGATGTGCCGCCTGATCATCCGTGACGAGGCGGGCCACATCGCCTTCCACCGCGCCCGACTCACCAGCGAGGCGCTGCAACATGGGCGGAACTACGGCAAGTTGTGGGAGGGATTGTTCCTGCTGCGCGGGCTGGCGGCGGGCACGGTGCTGTGGGTGAACCACCGAGGGGCCCTGCGCGCGCTCGGAGCCACCGACCGCGCGTTCTACGAAACGATCTGGCGGGACATGGGCAAGTTCATCATCGGGCTGCGCGGCGATCTGGAGAAGGCCCGCGCGGATCGGCTCGCCGAAACCGGTTCGCTGATGCAGGAGGCCACGTGA
- a CDS encoding glucan biosynthesis protein, giving the protein MTHAPKPLPAFLLLALSATGMAEEFSYDTLRAEARTLAAAPYEAPKDTLADYWKNLTYDQHRDIRFKMESGLWWDQKTNFSVDFFHPGWTTKRTVSVSEVVGGKSTHLDFNQSLFNYGKNVIPKGTPAPQGYSGWRARTHLNSEDYMDEFLVFQGASYFRAIPQKTVYGLSARGLSLNSGLPGVPEEFPDFTEFHLQRPTKEDKSLKAWALLNGPSVAGAYQFTVTPGTETVMDVEAELTFRKPVQQIGLAPFSSMFWFGEGTQPRPYDHRPEVHDSDGVLMELGSGNLHYRPLEHASDRFRHCVFRLEKPRSWSLLQRDRSFSSYQDPEAGYHNRPSVKVEPVEGFDLGKLHLIEMPTHDETDDNVILLWEPEPTLEVGKSYRFHYRLRWMRDPAPSGLFQVKATRPGVPVKQPGQMLVSVDFAKPLYPEKKVGDPKWDDATKIKPVVTLNKEGVKLVHVGLTDLSMPNVDDIAVADGRNPAMHMPQVLRAFFVFQPGEEKDIDMTCELQDETGKVVSERWVYLWSK; this is encoded by the coding sequence GTGACCCACGCTCCGAAGCCCCTCCCCGCCTTCCTCCTGCTCGCGCTTTCCGCCACCGGCATGGCGGAGGAGTTCTCCTACGACACCCTCCGCGCCGAGGCCCGCACGCTGGCCGCCGCGCCCTACGAGGCCCCGAAGGATACGCTGGCCGACTACTGGAAGAACCTGACCTACGACCAGCACCGCGACATCCGCTTCAAGATGGAGTCCGGCCTGTGGTGGGACCAGAAGACGAACTTCTCCGTGGACTTCTTCCACCCCGGCTGGACGACGAAGCGCACCGTCTCCGTCTCCGAGGTGGTGGGCGGAAAATCGACGCACCTCGATTTCAATCAGAGCCTTTTCAACTACGGCAAGAATGTGATCCCGAAGGGCACCCCTGCCCCGCAGGGATACTCCGGCTGGCGCGCCCGCACGCACCTCAACTCCGAGGACTACATGGACGAATTCCTCGTGTTCCAGGGCGCGAGCTACTTCCGCGCGATCCCGCAGAAGACGGTCTATGGCCTTTCCGCCCGCGGCCTTTCGCTGAACAGCGGCCTGCCCGGCGTGCCGGAGGAGTTCCCGGACTTCACCGAGTTCCACCTCCAGCGCCCCACGAAGGAAGACAAATCGCTCAAGGCCTGGGCCCTGCTCAACGGCCCGAGCGTGGCGGGCGCGTATCAATTCACCGTCACCCCGGGAACGGAAACCGTGATGGACGTGGAAGCCGAGCTGACCTTCCGCAAGCCGGTCCAACAAATCGGGCTCGCCCCGTTCTCCAGCATGTTCTGGTTCGGCGAAGGCACCCAGCCGCGGCCCTACGATCACCGTCCGGAAGTGCATGACAGCGATGGCGTGCTGATGGAACTCGGCAGCGGCAACCTTCACTACCGCCCGCTGGAGCACGCCAGCGACCGCTTCCGCCACTGTGTCTTCCGCTTGGAAAAGCCGCGCTCGTGGTCGCTGCTCCAGCGCGACCGCTCGTTCTCGTCCTACCAGGATCCGGAGGCCGGCTACCACAACCGCCCGAGCGTGAAGGTCGAGCCGGTGGAAGGCTTCGACCTCGGCAAGCTCCACCTCATCGAGATGCCGACCCACGACGAGACCGACGACAACGTCATCCTGCTGTGGGAACCGGAGCCGACGCTGGAGGTCGGGAAGTCCTACCGCTTCCACTACCGCCTGCGCTGGATGCGCGATCCCGCGCCGTCCGGTCTGTTCCAGGTGAAGGCCACCCGCCCGGGCGTGCCGGTGAAGCAGCCGGGCCAGATGCTGGTGTCCGTCGACTTCGCCAAGCCGCTGTATCCCGAGAAAAAGGTGGGCGATCCGAAGTGGGACGATGCCACCAAGATCAAGCCGGTGGTGACCCTCAACAAGGAAGGCGTGAAGCTCGTCCACGTGGGCCTCACCGACCTCAGCATGCCGAACGTCGATGACATCGCCGTGGCCGACGGTCGCAATCCCGCGATGCACATGCCGCAGGTGCTGCGCGCCTTCTTCGTCTTCCAGCCCGGCGAGGAAAAGGACATCGACATGACCTGCGAGCTCCAGGACGAGACCGGCAAGGTCGTGTCCGAGCGCTGGGTATATCTGTGGAGCAAGTGA
- a CDS encoding alginate export family protein: MKATTLLMLTAAPVFAGAPAPQIDAPASSGSWLDDFKIDAEIRTRAEWTDNLRDFNDDKNASDDDGWLATRARLGLGWTPEKWLKVYVQGQDSREFFSGRPHDTLGGANGDDSFDLRQAYLQLGDLKQFPLQLTLGRQPLDYGSKRVLADPVWGNYGRTFDAAKLTWQVNKDWTVDAFAGNVVTIEEDAFNDGDHGADLVGLYASGKIPCGQTLDFYAVHLDSEESKMAAVKGDFWTIGSRLFKKAGKDSPWDWELEAMVQTGNVYSGKKDLDLLAFGGQATLGYTFQHTPWTPRISANYSYASGDDDRTDGDQHRLQPVYPSTHTMNGLLDSVGWANIHDPYLELTVVPVKDWKVGVQAHAFFRAETGDFVYRANGSTPIRMPAGYNGDTFVGTELDLYVQSNLTKNLELLAGVGALFAGEYLDNTGTDDTAKTAYLQLTYKY, encoded by the coding sequence ATGAAAGCAACCACACTGCTGATGCTCACCGCGGCTCCTGTCTTTGCAGGCGCCCCCGCCCCCCAGATCGATGCCCCCGCTTCCTCGGGAAGCTGGCTCGATGACTTCAAGATCGACGCCGAGATCCGCACCCGTGCCGAGTGGACCGACAACCTCCGCGATTTCAACGATGACAAGAACGCCAGCGACGACGACGGCTGGCTCGCCACCCGTGCCCGCCTCGGCCTCGGCTGGACGCCGGAGAAATGGCTGAAGGTGTATGTCCAGGGCCAGGACAGCCGCGAGTTCTTCTCGGGCCGCCCGCACGATACGCTCGGTGGGGCGAACGGCGATGACTCCTTCGACCTCCGCCAGGCCTACCTCCAGCTCGGCGACCTCAAGCAATTCCCGCTCCAGCTCACGCTGGGCCGCCAACCGCTAGACTACGGTTCCAAGCGCGTCCTCGCCGATCCGGTCTGGGGCAACTACGGCCGCACCTTCGATGCCGCGAAGCTCACCTGGCAGGTGAACAAGGACTGGACCGTCGACGCCTTCGCCGGAAACGTCGTGACCATCGAGGAAGACGCTTTCAACGACGGCGACCACGGTGCCGATCTGGTCGGCCTCTATGCCTCCGGCAAGATCCCCTGTGGCCAGACCCTCGATTTCTACGCCGTCCACCTGGACAGCGAGGAATCGAAGATGGCCGCGGTGAAGGGTGACTTCTGGACCATCGGTTCCCGCCTCTTCAAGAAGGCCGGCAAGGACTCGCCGTGGGATTGGGAACTGGAAGCCATGGTCCAGACCGGCAATGTCTACTCGGGCAAGAAGGACCTCGACCTGCTCGCCTTCGGTGGCCAGGCCACCCTCGGCTACACCTTCCAGCACACGCCGTGGACCCCGCGCATCAGCGCGAACTACAGCTACGCCAGCGGTGACGACGACCGCACCGACGGTGACCAACACCGCCTGCAGCCGGTCTATCCGTCCACCCACACCATGAACGGCCTGCTCGACTCCGTCGGCTGGGCGAACATCCATGATCCCTATCTGGAGCTGACCGTGGTGCCGGTGAAGGACTGGAAGGTGGGTGTCCAGGCGCACGCCTTCTTCCGCGCCGAAACGGGTGACTTCGTCTACCGTGCGAACGGCTCCACGCCGATCCGCATGCCCGCCGGCTACAATGGCGACACCTTCGTGGGCACCGAACTGGACCTCTACGTGCAGTCGAACCTGACCAAGAACCTCGAGCTGCTCGCCGGTGTCGGCGCGCTCTTCGCCGGGGAATACCTGGACAACACCGGCACGGATGACACGGCGAAGACCGCCTACCTCCAGCTGACCTACAAGTATTGA
- a CDS encoding HEAT repeat domain-containing protein encodes MKRAGAAIAAVAVLGIGFGILALRHEPDMVEPMAGLAPPSRTGRAKDTAPASDAMIGAKAAPVASSEQRAAMRQSIEEAVTTYEPAAVKTIAVFLTDPDREIREAARDGLIQLGEQDAIPVLRMAATRMADPAEATACREAADYLELPSWTETPQGKETLERLRSRHGK; translated from the coding sequence ATGAAGCGCGCGGGTGCCGCCATCGCCGCAGTGGCGGTTTTGGGCATCGGCTTCGGGATTCTCGCCTTGCGGCATGAGCCCGATATGGTCGAGCCAATGGCGGGTCTCGCTCCGCCATCCAGGACGGGGCGCGCCAAGGACACGGCACCGGCGTCCGATGCGATGATCGGTGCGAAGGCGGCTCCGGTTGCCTCTTCGGAGCAACGCGCCGCCATGCGGCAGAGCATCGAGGAAGCCGTCACCACTTACGAACCGGCGGCGGTGAAAACCATCGCGGTCTTTCTAACCGATCCAGACCGCGAGATCCGGGAGGCCGCCCGGGACGGCCTGATCCAGCTCGGCGAGCAGGATGCGATCCCTGTCCTGCGCATGGCCGCCACGCGGATGGCAGATCCGGCCGAGGCCACCGCTTGCCGGGAGGCCGCGGACTATCTGGAACTGCCCTCGTGGACGGAGACCCCGCAGGGGAAGGAAACGCTGGAGCGGCTCCGCTCCCGGCATGGGAAGTGA
- the hisD gene encoding histidinol dehydrogenase translates to MKILRHSDPGYPSFVKRLNRRAIPDPGVRDLVGEIISEVAAKGDAALLAFTKRFDGATLTAKQLFVSEEEFAAAEKAVTPATRRAVARTLKNIKAFAKHSLRKDWSFKNAEGATVGERFTPFDRVGVYVPGGKAPLVSTALMTAGFALAAGVPEIVGATPCGPDGTVNPAVLYALRKAGATEVIKVGGAQAIAGLALGTKSIRPVDMIVGPGNRFVVEAKRQLVGAVAIDLLPGPSEVLILADKTGNPDFIAADLLAQAEHAGDSVVGFLTDSKSLLDKVLKAVDRQILTLSRSKYIRDVLKGGTFVLHVKSIDEGIDIVNDFAPEHLSLICADEKKRLAQVKTAGAIYVGNDSPVAVGDFLAGPSHTLPTGGAGRSFSGLRADHFQRRTSIVKLDKAAVRKSLDVVNEFSRIEGLDAHGRSTAIRVENVG, encoded by the coding sequence ATGAAGATTCTCCGCCATAGCGATCCCGGATATCCGTCCTTCGTCAAACGTCTCAACCGCCGTGCGATTCCCGATCCGGGCGTGCGGGATCTGGTGGGGGAAATCATTTCCGAGGTCGCCGCGAAGGGCGACGCCGCGCTGCTGGCCTTCACGAAGCGTTTCGATGGCGCCACACTGACCGCGAAGCAGCTTTTCGTGAGCGAGGAGGAGTTCGCCGCGGCTGAGAAGGCCGTGACGCCCGCCACCCGCCGCGCCGTGGCCCGCACGTTGAAGAACATCAAGGCCTTCGCCAAACACAGCCTGCGCAAGGACTGGTCTTTCAAGAACGCCGAGGGCGCGACCGTGGGTGAGCGTTTCACCCCCTTCGACCGCGTGGGCGTCTACGTTCCCGGCGGAAAGGCTCCGCTCGTTTCCACCGCGCTGATGACCGCGGGCTTCGCGCTCGCCGCCGGTGTGCCGGAAATCGTGGGAGCCACCCCGTGCGGTCCCGATGGCACGGTGAACCCGGCGGTGCTCTACGCGCTGCGGAAGGCCGGTGCCACCGAGGTGATCAAGGTTGGCGGGGCCCAGGCCATCGCCGGGCTCGCGCTCGGCACCAAGTCGATCCGTCCGGTCGACATGATCGTCGGCCCCGGCAACCGGTTCGTCGTCGAGGCCAAGCGCCAGCTCGTCGGCGCGGTTGCGATCGACCTGCTGCCCGGCCCGAGCGAGGTGCTCATCCTCGCGGACAAGACCGGCAATCCCGATTTCATCGCCGCCGATTTGCTCGCGCAGGCGGAGCACGCGGGCGACAGCGTGGTCGGTTTCCTCACCGATTCGAAGAGCCTGCTCGACAAGGTCCTCAAGGCGGTCGACCGCCAGATCCTCACGCTTTCCCGCAGCAAGTACATCCGGGACGTGCTGAAGGGCGGCACCTTCGTGTTGCACGTGAAGTCGATCGACGAGGGTATCGACATCGTCAATGACTTCGCCCCCGAGCACCTTTCGCTGATCTGCGCCGATGAGAAGAAGCGCCTCGCCCAGGTGAAAACCGCGGGCGCGATCTACGTCGGCAACGACTCGCCGGTGGCGGTGGGCGACTTCCTCGCCGGCCCGAGCCACACGCTGCCGACAGGCGGTGCGGGGCGCTCGTTCTCCGGCCTGCGCGCGGATCATTTCCAGCGCCGCACCAGCATCGTGAAGCTCGACAAGGCCGCCGTGCGCAAGTCGCTGGACGTGGTCAACGAGTTCTCCCGGATCGAAGGTCTGGACGCCCACGGCCGGTCGACGGCCATCCGGGTGGAGAACGTCGGCTGA